A stretch of the Orcinus orca chromosome 1, mOrcOrc1.1, whole genome shotgun sequence genome encodes the following:
- the RFX5 gene encoding DNA-binding protein RFX5 isoform X4 yields the protein MVEQAVRVSRQIGAVPAIQKKENKATHEPAGPGPWGWAGVKVAASPHAGMAEDEPDAKSPKTGGRAPSGSAEAGEPTTLLQRLRGTISKAVQNKVEGILQDVQKFSDNDKLYLYLQLPSGPSTGDKSSEPSTLSNEEYMYAYRWIRNHLEEHTDTCLPKQSVYDAYRKYCESLACCRPLSTANFGKIIREIFPDIKARRLGGRGQSKYCYSGIRRKTLVSMPPLPGLDLKGSESPEMGPEVTPAPRDELVEAACALTCDWAERILKRSFSSIVEVARFLLQQHLISARSAHANVLKAMGLAEEDEHAPRERSSKSKNGVENLEGGAHKRPERQAQPPKELDPRAGAGLPARGERKKNVVESPAPAANNPQGTRVRALVREDPTCCGTTKPASHNY from the exons ATGGTAGAACAGGCCGTCCGAGTATCTAGGCAGATCGGGGCTGTTCCAGccattcagaaaaaagaaaataaagcaacgCACGAGCCCGCTGGGCCAGGACCGTGGGGCTGGGCTGGAGTGAAGGTGGCTGCGAG CCCTCATGCCGGGATGGCAGAAGATGAACCTGATGCTAAGAGCCCAAAGACTGGGGGAAGGGCCCCCTCAGGTAGTGCTGAGGCAGGGGAACCCACCACCCTCCTTCAGAGGCTCCGAGGTACCATTTC CAAGGCCGTGCAGAACAAAGTAGAGGGAATCCTG CAAGATGTACAGAAATTCTCAGACAACGACAAGCTGTATCTCTACCTTCAGCTCCCCTCAGGGCCCAGTACTGGAGACAAAAG CTCAGAGCCAAGTACACTCAGCAATGAGGAGTACATGTATGCTTATAGGTGGATCCGCAACCACCTAGAAGAGCATACTGACACCTGCCTGCCAAAACAAAGTGTTTATGATGCCTATCG GAAGTACTGTGAGAGTCTCGCCTGTTGCCGCCCACTCAGCACAGCCAACTTTGGCAAAATCATCAGAGAGATCTTCCCTGACATCAAAGCCCGAAGGCTTGGTGGCCGGGGCCAGTCCAA ATATTGTTACAGTGGCATACGAAGGAAGACCTTGGTGTCTATGCCGCCCTTGCCCGGACTTGACCTAAAGGGCTCTGAGAGT CCAGAAATGGGCCCAGAAGTAACCCCAGCACCTCGAGATGAACTGGTTGAAGCAGCCTGTGCCTTGACCTGTGACTGGGCAGAGCGAATCCTGAAACGGTCCTTCAGTTCCATCGTTGAGGTCGCCCGCTTCCTGCTACAGCAGCATCTCATCTCTGCCCGATCTGCACATGCCAATGTGCTCAAGGCTATGGGGCTTGCTG AAGAGGATGAACATGCCCCTCGGGAACGGTCATCTAAATCCAAGAATGGTGTAGAGAATCTGGAGGGCGGAGCCCATAAGAGACCAGAGAGACAGGCCCAG CCTCCTAAGGAGCTGGACCCCCGGGCTGGGGCTGGCCTCCCAGCACGCGGAGAGCGAAAGAAGAATGTAGTGGAGAGCCCAGCGCCAGCAGCCAATAACCCACAG gggacacgggttcgagccctggtccgggaagatcccacatgctgcggaacaactaagcccgcaagccacaactactga
- the RFX5 gene encoding DNA-binding protein RFX5 isoform X1: MVEQAVRVSRQIGAVPAIQKKENKATHEPAGPGPWGWAGVKVAASPHAGMAEDEPDAKSPKTGGRAPSGSAEAGEPTTLLQRLRGTISKAVQNKVEGILQDVQKFSDNDKLYLYLQLPSGPSTGDKSSEPSTLSNEEYMYAYRWIRNHLEEHTDTCLPKQSVYDAYRKYCESLACCRPLSTANFGKIIREIFPDIKARRLGGRGQSKYCYSGIRRKTLVSMPPLPGLDLKGSESPEMGPEVTPAPRDELVEAACALTCDWAERILKRSFSSIVEVARFLLQQHLISARSAHANVLKAMGLAEEDEHAPRERSSKSKNGVENLEGGAHKRPERQAQPPKELDPRAGAGLPARGERKKNVVESPAPAANNPQVNALVARLPLLLPRAPRSLIPPIRVSPPVLAPKLSSSTLKMATLPLPPRAGGPQAAVPIINMILPTVPALPGPGPGPGPGQAPPGGLTQPRGTENREVGIGGDPGPHDKGVKRTAEVPVSEASGQDPPAKATKQDIEDTGSDAKRKRGRPRKKSGGSRERNSTPDKSAAAVDSAQSSRLPLETWASGGQGNSAGGSERPGPMGEAEKEMLAQGQADGAVSRGGRGPSSRHAKEAEDKIPPVTPKVSVIKGSRSQKEALHLVKGEVDTAAQGNKDLKGHVLQSSLPHE; this comes from the exons ATGGTAGAACAGGCCGTCCGAGTATCTAGGCAGATCGGGGCTGTTCCAGccattcagaaaaaagaaaataaagcaacgCACGAGCCCGCTGGGCCAGGACCGTGGGGCTGGGCTGGAGTGAAGGTGGCTGCGAG CCCTCATGCCGGGATGGCAGAAGATGAACCTGATGCTAAGAGCCCAAAGACTGGGGGAAGGGCCCCCTCAGGTAGTGCTGAGGCAGGGGAACCCACCACCCTCCTTCAGAGGCTCCGAGGTACCATTTC CAAGGCCGTGCAGAACAAAGTAGAGGGAATCCTG CAAGATGTACAGAAATTCTCAGACAACGACAAGCTGTATCTCTACCTTCAGCTCCCCTCAGGGCCCAGTACTGGAGACAAAAG CTCAGAGCCAAGTACACTCAGCAATGAGGAGTACATGTATGCTTATAGGTGGATCCGCAACCACCTAGAAGAGCATACTGACACCTGCCTGCCAAAACAAAGTGTTTATGATGCCTATCG GAAGTACTGTGAGAGTCTCGCCTGTTGCCGCCCACTCAGCACAGCCAACTTTGGCAAAATCATCAGAGAGATCTTCCCTGACATCAAAGCCCGAAGGCTTGGTGGCCGGGGCCAGTCCAA ATATTGTTACAGTGGCATACGAAGGAAGACCTTGGTGTCTATGCCGCCCTTGCCCGGACTTGACCTAAAGGGCTCTGAGAGT CCAGAAATGGGCCCAGAAGTAACCCCAGCACCTCGAGATGAACTGGTTGAAGCAGCCTGTGCCTTGACCTGTGACTGGGCAGAGCGAATCCTGAAACGGTCCTTCAGTTCCATCGTTGAGGTCGCCCGCTTCCTGCTACAGCAGCATCTCATCTCTGCCCGATCTGCACATGCCAATGTGCTCAAGGCTATGGGGCTTGCTG AAGAGGATGAACATGCCCCTCGGGAACGGTCATCTAAATCCAAGAATGGTGTAGAGAATCTGGAGGGCGGAGCCCATAAGAGACCAGAGAGACAGGCCCAG CCTCCTAAGGAGCTGGACCCCCGGGCTGGGGCTGGCCTCCCAGCACGCGGAGAGCGAAAGAAGAATGTAGTGGAGAGCCCAGCGCCAGCAGCCAATAACCCACAGGTTAATGCCCTAGTGGCCCGGCTGCCTCTGCTTCTCCCTCGGGCCCCTCGCTCGCTTATTCCACCAATCCGAGTCTCTCCACCCGTCCTGGCCCCCAAGCTTTCTTCAAGCACTCTGAAAATGGctacactgcctctgccccctaGAGCTGGGGGACCCCAAGCAGCTGTGCCCATCATTAACATGATCTTACCAACTGTTCCTGCTTTGCCTGGACCTggacctgggcctgggcctgggcaaGCTCCACCTGGGGGGCTCACTCAGCCGAGGGGCACAGAGAACAGGGAAGTGGGCATAGGTGGTGACCCGGGACCCCATGACAAGGGTGTGAAGAGGACAGCTGAAGTACCTGTGAGTGAGGCCAGTGGGCAGGACCCACCAGCTAAAGCAACGAAGCAGGATATAGAGGATACAGGAAGTGATGCCAAAAGAAAACGGGGGCGCCCTCGAAAAAAATCAGGTGGAAGTAGGGAAAGGAATTCTACCCCTGACAAGTCAGCAGCTGCTGTGGACTCTGCCCAGTCCTCAAGGTTACCACTGGAGACGTGGGCCTCTGGAGGGCAAGGCAACTCAGCTGGAGGGTCAGAGAGGCCAGGGCCAATGGGAGAGGCTGAGAAGGAGatgcttgcccaaggtcaggcgGATGGTGCtgtttccagaggaggaaggggcCCCAGTTCCCGGCATGCCAAAGAAGCAGAAGATAAAATTCCTCCTGTCACCCCGAAAGTGAGTGTCATCAAGGGCAGTAGAAGCCAAAAGGAGGCTCTTCATTTGGTCAAGGGAGAGGTAGACACTGCAGCACAGGGTAATAAAGACTTAAAGGGGCATGTGCTTCAAAGCTCCTTACCCCATGAGTGA
- the RFX5 gene encoding DNA-binding protein RFX5 isoform X3 — protein sequence MAEDEPDAKSPKTGGRAPSGSAEAGEPTTLLQRLRGTISKAVQNKVEGILQDVQKFSDNDKLYLYLQLPSGPSTGDKSSEPSTLSNEEYMYAYRWIRNHLEEHTDTCLPKQSVYDAYRKYCESLACCRPLSTANFGKIIREIFPDIKARRLGGRGQSKYCYSGIRRKTLVSMPPLPGLDLKGSESPEMGPEVTPAPRDELVEAACALTCDWAERILKRSFSSIVEVARFLLQQHLISARSAHANVLKAMGLAEEDEHAPRERSSKSKNGVENLEGGAHKRPERQAQPPKELDPRAGAGLPARGERKKNVVESPAPAANNPQVNALVARLPLLLPRAPRSLIPPIRVSPPVLAPKLSSSTLKMATLPLPPRAGGPQAAVPIINMILPTVPALPGPGPGPGPGQAPPGGLTQPRGTENREVGIGGDPGPHDKGVKRTAEVPVSEASGQDPPAKATKQDIEDTGSDAKRKRGRPRKKSGGSRERNSTPDKSAAAVDSAQSSRLPLETWASGGQGNSAGGSERPGPMGEAEKEMLAQGQADGAVSRGGRGPSSRHAKEAEDKIPPVTPKVSVIKGSRSQKEALHLVKGEVDTAAQGNKDLKGHVLQSSLPHE from the exons ATGGCAGAAGATGAACCTGATGCTAAGAGCCCAAAGACTGGGGGAAGGGCCCCCTCAGGTAGTGCTGAGGCAGGGGAACCCACCACCCTCCTTCAGAGGCTCCGAGGTACCATTTC CAAGGCCGTGCAGAACAAAGTAGAGGGAATCCTG CAAGATGTACAGAAATTCTCAGACAACGACAAGCTGTATCTCTACCTTCAGCTCCCCTCAGGGCCCAGTACTGGAGACAAAAG CTCAGAGCCAAGTACACTCAGCAATGAGGAGTACATGTATGCTTATAGGTGGATCCGCAACCACCTAGAAGAGCATACTGACACCTGCCTGCCAAAACAAAGTGTTTATGATGCCTATCG GAAGTACTGTGAGAGTCTCGCCTGTTGCCGCCCACTCAGCACAGCCAACTTTGGCAAAATCATCAGAGAGATCTTCCCTGACATCAAAGCCCGAAGGCTTGGTGGCCGGGGCCAGTCCAA ATATTGTTACAGTGGCATACGAAGGAAGACCTTGGTGTCTATGCCGCCCTTGCCCGGACTTGACCTAAAGGGCTCTGAGAGT CCAGAAATGGGCCCAGAAGTAACCCCAGCACCTCGAGATGAACTGGTTGAAGCAGCCTGTGCCTTGACCTGTGACTGGGCAGAGCGAATCCTGAAACGGTCCTTCAGTTCCATCGTTGAGGTCGCCCGCTTCCTGCTACAGCAGCATCTCATCTCTGCCCGATCTGCACATGCCAATGTGCTCAAGGCTATGGGGCTTGCTG AAGAGGATGAACATGCCCCTCGGGAACGGTCATCTAAATCCAAGAATGGTGTAGAGAATCTGGAGGGCGGAGCCCATAAGAGACCAGAGAGACAGGCCCAG CCTCCTAAGGAGCTGGACCCCCGGGCTGGGGCTGGCCTCCCAGCACGCGGAGAGCGAAAGAAGAATGTAGTGGAGAGCCCAGCGCCAGCAGCCAATAACCCACAGGTTAATGCCCTAGTGGCCCGGCTGCCTCTGCTTCTCCCTCGGGCCCCTCGCTCGCTTATTCCACCAATCCGAGTCTCTCCACCCGTCCTGGCCCCCAAGCTTTCTTCAAGCACTCTGAAAATGGctacactgcctctgccccctaGAGCTGGGGGACCCCAAGCAGCTGTGCCCATCATTAACATGATCTTACCAACTGTTCCTGCTTTGCCTGGACCTggacctgggcctgggcctgggcaaGCTCCACCTGGGGGGCTCACTCAGCCGAGGGGCACAGAGAACAGGGAAGTGGGCATAGGTGGTGACCCGGGACCCCATGACAAGGGTGTGAAGAGGACAGCTGAAGTACCTGTGAGTGAGGCCAGTGGGCAGGACCCACCAGCTAAAGCAACGAAGCAGGATATAGAGGATACAGGAAGTGATGCCAAAAGAAAACGGGGGCGCCCTCGAAAAAAATCAGGTGGAAGTAGGGAAAGGAATTCTACCCCTGACAAGTCAGCAGCTGCTGTGGACTCTGCCCAGTCCTCAAGGTTACCACTGGAGACGTGGGCCTCTGGAGGGCAAGGCAACTCAGCTGGAGGGTCAGAGAGGCCAGGGCCAATGGGAGAGGCTGAGAAGGAGatgcttgcccaaggtcaggcgGATGGTGCtgtttccagaggaggaaggggcCCCAGTTCCCGGCATGCCAAAGAAGCAGAAGATAAAATTCCTCCTGTCACCCCGAAAGTGAGTGTCATCAAGGGCAGTAGAAGCCAAAAGGAGGCTCTTCATTTGGTCAAGGGAGAGGTAGACACTGCAGCACAGGGTAATAAAGACTTAAAGGGGCATGTGCTTCAAAGCTCCTTACCCCATGAGTGA
- the RFX5 gene encoding DNA-binding protein RFX5 isoform X2, whose product MVEQAVRVSRQIGAVPAIQKKENKATHEPAGPGPWGWAGVKVAASPHAGMAEDEPDAKSPKTGGRAPSGSAEAGEPTTLLQRLRGTISKAVQNKVEGILQDVQKFSDNDKLYLYLQLPSGPSTGDKSSEPSTLSNEEYMYAYRWIRNHLEEHTDTCLPKQSVYDAYRGIRRKTLVSMPPLPGLDLKGSESPEMGPEVTPAPRDELVEAACALTCDWAERILKRSFSSIVEVARFLLQQHLISARSAHANVLKAMGLAEEDEHAPRERSSKSKNGVENLEGGAHKRPERQAQPPKELDPRAGAGLPARGERKKNVVESPAPAANNPQVNALVARLPLLLPRAPRSLIPPIRVSPPVLAPKLSSSTLKMATLPLPPRAGGPQAAVPIINMILPTVPALPGPGPGPGPGQAPPGGLTQPRGTENREVGIGGDPGPHDKGVKRTAEVPVSEASGQDPPAKATKQDIEDTGSDAKRKRGRPRKKSGGSRERNSTPDKSAAAVDSAQSSRLPLETWASGGQGNSAGGSERPGPMGEAEKEMLAQGQADGAVSRGGRGPSSRHAKEAEDKIPPVTPKVSVIKGSRSQKEALHLVKGEVDTAAQGNKDLKGHVLQSSLPHE is encoded by the exons ATGGTAGAACAGGCCGTCCGAGTATCTAGGCAGATCGGGGCTGTTCCAGccattcagaaaaaagaaaataaagcaacgCACGAGCCCGCTGGGCCAGGACCGTGGGGCTGGGCTGGAGTGAAGGTGGCTGCGAG CCCTCATGCCGGGATGGCAGAAGATGAACCTGATGCTAAGAGCCCAAAGACTGGGGGAAGGGCCCCCTCAGGTAGTGCTGAGGCAGGGGAACCCACCACCCTCCTTCAGAGGCTCCGAGGTACCATTTC CAAGGCCGTGCAGAACAAAGTAGAGGGAATCCTG CAAGATGTACAGAAATTCTCAGACAACGACAAGCTGTATCTCTACCTTCAGCTCCCCTCAGGGCCCAGTACTGGAGACAAAAG CTCAGAGCCAAGTACACTCAGCAATGAGGAGTACATGTATGCTTATAGGTGGATCCGCAACCACCTAGAAGAGCATACTGACACCTGCCTGCCAAAACAAAGTGTTTATGATGCCTATCG TGGCATACGAAGGAAGACCTTGGTGTCTATGCCGCCCTTGCCCGGACTTGACCTAAAGGGCTCTGAGAGT CCAGAAATGGGCCCAGAAGTAACCCCAGCACCTCGAGATGAACTGGTTGAAGCAGCCTGTGCCTTGACCTGTGACTGGGCAGAGCGAATCCTGAAACGGTCCTTCAGTTCCATCGTTGAGGTCGCCCGCTTCCTGCTACAGCAGCATCTCATCTCTGCCCGATCTGCACATGCCAATGTGCTCAAGGCTATGGGGCTTGCTG AAGAGGATGAACATGCCCCTCGGGAACGGTCATCTAAATCCAAGAATGGTGTAGAGAATCTGGAGGGCGGAGCCCATAAGAGACCAGAGAGACAGGCCCAG CCTCCTAAGGAGCTGGACCCCCGGGCTGGGGCTGGCCTCCCAGCACGCGGAGAGCGAAAGAAGAATGTAGTGGAGAGCCCAGCGCCAGCAGCCAATAACCCACAGGTTAATGCCCTAGTGGCCCGGCTGCCTCTGCTTCTCCCTCGGGCCCCTCGCTCGCTTATTCCACCAATCCGAGTCTCTCCACCCGTCCTGGCCCCCAAGCTTTCTTCAAGCACTCTGAAAATGGctacactgcctctgccccctaGAGCTGGGGGACCCCAAGCAGCTGTGCCCATCATTAACATGATCTTACCAACTGTTCCTGCTTTGCCTGGACCTggacctgggcctgggcctgggcaaGCTCCACCTGGGGGGCTCACTCAGCCGAGGGGCACAGAGAACAGGGAAGTGGGCATAGGTGGTGACCCGGGACCCCATGACAAGGGTGTGAAGAGGACAGCTGAAGTACCTGTGAGTGAGGCCAGTGGGCAGGACCCACCAGCTAAAGCAACGAAGCAGGATATAGAGGATACAGGAAGTGATGCCAAAAGAAAACGGGGGCGCCCTCGAAAAAAATCAGGTGGAAGTAGGGAAAGGAATTCTACCCCTGACAAGTCAGCAGCTGCTGTGGACTCTGCCCAGTCCTCAAGGTTACCACTGGAGACGTGGGCCTCTGGAGGGCAAGGCAACTCAGCTGGAGGGTCAGAGAGGCCAGGGCCAATGGGAGAGGCTGAGAAGGAGatgcttgcccaaggtcaggcgGATGGTGCtgtttccagaggaggaaggggcCCCAGTTCCCGGCATGCCAAAGAAGCAGAAGATAAAATTCCTCCTGTCACCCCGAAAGTGAGTGTCATCAAGGGCAGTAGAAGCCAAAAGGAGGCTCTTCATTTGGTCAAGGGAGAGGTAGACACTGCAGCACAGGGTAATAAAGACTTAAAGGGGCATGTGCTTCAAAGCTCCTTACCCCATGAGTGA
- the RFX5 gene encoding DNA-binding protein RFX5 isoform X5 — protein sequence MVEQAVRVSRQIGAVPAIQKKENKATHEPAGPGPWGWAGVKVAASPHAGMAEDEPDAKSPKTGGRAPSGSAEAGEPTTLLQRLRGTISKAVQNKVEGILQDVQKFSDNDKLYLYLQLPSGPSTGDKSSEPSTLSNEEYMYAYRWIRNHLEEHTDTCLPKQSVYDAYRKYCESLACCRPLSTANFGKIIREIFPDIKARRLGGRGQSKYCYSGIRRKTLVSMPPLPGLDLKGSESPEMGPEVTPAPRDELVEAACALTCDWAERILKRSFSSIVEVARFLLQQHLISARSAHANVLKAMGLAEEDEHAPRERSSKSKNGVENLEGGAHKRPERQAQPPKELDPRAGAGLPARGERKKNVVESPAPAANNPQ from the exons ATGGTAGAACAGGCCGTCCGAGTATCTAGGCAGATCGGGGCTGTTCCAGccattcagaaaaaagaaaataaagcaacgCACGAGCCCGCTGGGCCAGGACCGTGGGGCTGGGCTGGAGTGAAGGTGGCTGCGAG CCCTCATGCCGGGATGGCAGAAGATGAACCTGATGCTAAGAGCCCAAAGACTGGGGGAAGGGCCCCCTCAGGTAGTGCTGAGGCAGGGGAACCCACCACCCTCCTTCAGAGGCTCCGAGGTACCATTTC CAAGGCCGTGCAGAACAAAGTAGAGGGAATCCTG CAAGATGTACAGAAATTCTCAGACAACGACAAGCTGTATCTCTACCTTCAGCTCCCCTCAGGGCCCAGTACTGGAGACAAAAG CTCAGAGCCAAGTACACTCAGCAATGAGGAGTACATGTATGCTTATAGGTGGATCCGCAACCACCTAGAAGAGCATACTGACACCTGCCTGCCAAAACAAAGTGTTTATGATGCCTATCG GAAGTACTGTGAGAGTCTCGCCTGTTGCCGCCCACTCAGCACAGCCAACTTTGGCAAAATCATCAGAGAGATCTTCCCTGACATCAAAGCCCGAAGGCTTGGTGGCCGGGGCCAGTCCAA ATATTGTTACAGTGGCATACGAAGGAAGACCTTGGTGTCTATGCCGCCCTTGCCCGGACTTGACCTAAAGGGCTCTGAGAGT CCAGAAATGGGCCCAGAAGTAACCCCAGCACCTCGAGATGAACTGGTTGAAGCAGCCTGTGCCTTGACCTGTGACTGGGCAGAGCGAATCCTGAAACGGTCCTTCAGTTCCATCGTTGAGGTCGCCCGCTTCCTGCTACAGCAGCATCTCATCTCTGCCCGATCTGCACATGCCAATGTGCTCAAGGCTATGGGGCTTGCTG AAGAGGATGAACATGCCCCTCGGGAACGGTCATCTAAATCCAAGAATGGTGTAGAGAATCTGGAGGGCGGAGCCCATAAGAGACCAGAGAGACAGGCCCAG CCTCCTAAGGAGCTGGACCCCCGGGCTGGGGCTGGCCTCCCAGCACGCGGAGAGCGAAAGAAGAATGTAGTGGAGAGCCCAGCGCCAGCAGCCAATAACCCACAG TGA